Proteins from a genomic interval of Oncorhynchus clarkii lewisi isolate Uvic-CL-2024 chromosome 13, UVic_Ocla_1.0, whole genome shotgun sequence:
- the LOC139424556 gene encoding septin-9-like isoform X5, giving the protein MAACGAEMHINPEMEVLWSEVKPSHSNMSTPPHPQPPAKGASHAAGDFSYVGIDAILEQMRRKAMKQGFELNIMIVGQSGLGKSTLMNTLFKSKVSRKSVVSTPEERIPKTIEIKSISHDIEEKGVRMKLTVIDTPGFGDHINNENCWQPIMKFINDQYEQYLQEEININRKKRIPDSRVHCCMYFIPPTGHCLRPLDVEFMSRLSKVVNIVPVIAKADTLTLEERDFFKQTIREGLRANGIDVYPQEEFDEDSDDRMINDKIREMIPFAVVGSNQEYQVNGKRLLGRKTKWGTIEVENIAHCEFAHLRDLLIRTHMQNIKDITSSIHYEVYRVRRLNETGAQPNGQPPNTLVNPQPQQANGVAAQHQVLTHEM; this is encoded by the exons GGTCAGAGGTCAAGCCGAGCCACAGCAACATGTCCACCCCGCCGCACCCGCAACCCCCTGCCAAGGGAGCGTCACATGCCGCTGGTGACTTCAGCTACGTGGGCATCGATGCCATCCTGGAGCAGATGAGGAGGAAGGCCATGAAACAGGGCTTTGAGCTCAACATCATGATCGTCG GTCAGAGTGGTCTGGGGAAGTCGACCCTGATGAACACCCTGTTCAAGTCTAAGGTCAGCAGGAAGTCTGTGGTGTCCACCCCCGAGGAGAGGATCCCCAAGACCATCGAGATCAAGTCCATCAgccacg acaTCGAAGAGAAGGGCGTGAGGATGAAACTAACGGTAATCGACACTCCCGGCTTTGGGGACCACATCAACAACGAGAACTG CTGGCAGCCAATCATGAAGTTCATCAACGACCAGTATGAGCAGTACCTGCAGGAGGAGATCAACatcaacaggaagaagaggatcCCAGACTCACGGGTTCACTGCTGCATGTACTTCATACCACCTACTGGACACTG TCTGAGGCCCCTGGATGTGGAGTTTATGAGTCGTCTGAGTAAAGTGGTCAACATAGTCCCTGTCATCGCTAAGGCAGACACACTCACCCTGGAGGAGAGGGACTTCTTCAAACAGacg ATCAGGGAAGGACTGCGAGCCAACGGGATCGACGTCTACCCTCAGGAAGAGTTTGACGAGGATTCTGATGACAGGATGATCAATGATAAGATCAGG GAGATGATCCCATTTGCTGTGGTGGGGAGCAACcaggagtaccaggtcaatggaAAGAGGCTTCTGGGCAGAAAAACTAAGTGGGGAACCATAGAAG TTGAGAACATTGCGCACTGTGAGTTTGCCCACCTGCGAGACCTTCTCATCAG GACCCACATGCAGAACATCAAGGACATCACCAGTAGCATCCACTACGAGGTGTACCGTGTCCGCAGGCTAAATGAGACCGGCGCCCAGCCCAACGGCCAGCCACCCAACACACTGGTCAACCCACAGCCACAGCAGGCCAACGGGGTGGCAGCGCAGCACCAAGTCCTGACCCATGAGATGTAG
- the LOC139424556 gene encoding septin-9-like isoform X4 translates to MSTPPHPQPPAKGASHAAGDFSYVGIDAILEQMRRKAMKQGFELNIMIVGQSGLGKSTLMNTLFKSKVSRKSVVSTPEERIPKTIEIKSISHDIEEKGVRMKLTVIDTPGFGDHINNENCWQPIMKFINDQYEQYLQEEININRKKRIPDSRVHCCMYFIPPTGHCLRPLDVEFMSRLSKVVNIVPVIAKADTLTLEERDFFKQTIREGLRANGIDVYPQEEFDEDSDDRMINDKIREMIPFAVVGSNQEYQVNGKRLLGRKTKWGTIEVENIAHCEFAHLRDLLIRTHMQNIKDITSSIHYEVYRVRRLNETGAQPNGQPPNTLVNPQPQQANGVAAQHQVLTHEM, encoded by the exons ATGTCCACCCCGCCGCACCCGCAACCCCCTGCCAAGGGAGCGTCACATGCCGCTGGTGACTTCAGCTACGTGGGCATCGATGCCATCCTGGAGCAGATGAGGAGGAAGGCCATGAAACAGGGCTTTGAGCTCAACATCATGATCGTCG GTCAGAGTGGTCTGGGGAAGTCGACCCTGATGAACACCCTGTTCAAGTCTAAGGTCAGCAGGAAGTCTGTGGTGTCCACCCCCGAGGAGAGGATCCCCAAGACCATCGAGATCAAGTCCATCAgccacg acaTCGAAGAGAAGGGCGTGAGGATGAAACTAACGGTAATCGACACTCCCGGCTTTGGGGACCACATCAACAACGAGAACTG CTGGCAGCCAATCATGAAGTTCATCAACGACCAGTATGAGCAGTACCTGCAGGAGGAGATCAACatcaacaggaagaagaggatcCCAGACTCACGGGTTCACTGCTGCATGTACTTCATACCACCTACTGGACACTG TCTGAGGCCCCTGGATGTGGAGTTTATGAGTCGTCTGAGTAAAGTGGTCAACATAGTCCCTGTCATCGCTAAGGCAGACACACTCACCCTGGAGGAGAGGGACTTCTTCAAACAGacg ATCAGGGAAGGACTGCGAGCCAACGGGATCGACGTCTACCCTCAGGAAGAGTTTGACGAGGATTCTGATGACAGGATGATCAATGATAAGATCAGG GAGATGATCCCATTTGCTGTGGTGGGGAGCAACcaggagtaccaggtcaatggaAAGAGGCTTCTGGGCAGAAAAACTAAGTGGGGAACCATAGAAG TTGAGAACATTGCGCACTGTGAGTTTGCCCACCTGCGAGACCTTCTCATCAG GACCCACATGCAGAACATCAAGGACATCACCAGTAGCATCCACTACGAGGTGTACCGTGTCCGCAGGCTAAATGAGACCGGCGCCCAGCCCAACGGCCAGCCACCCAACACACTGGTCAACCCACAGCCACAGCAGGCCAACGGGGTGGCAGCGCAGCACCAAGTCCTGACCCATGAGATGTAG